A window of Periophthalmus magnuspinnatus isolate fPerMag1 chromosome 21, fPerMag1.2.pri, whole genome shotgun sequence genomic DNA:
aaGGGGCATTTCAGAatgtgtttgtagaggtctaaactacaggtacaagagTTTTCCTATAAAATGAAAATTCTATTAGCTAAATAATTGCACtaactcaaattgtgattttggttCAATTGTGTATTTCTCTTCCAATGTGCACTGTATGAAAATGGACATTCTCATTCATTATAAAAGAATATTGTCATGTAGAGAACTGACCGAGTGTCTGAGGATGTTGCCGTACTGAGCGAACTGCAGCAGGATGTAAGAAGCTGATGCCGGAGGGAACCTGGAGAAATATAGCACACAGCATGGGTCAAGAGACAGAGGCGTACAGCAACTAAAGTGTCTAGACCAAAAaaaccagacctggagttgtgttttgtttcattcacacatgtctgagtaatcctgcattattgggctgtctacatctccaaagttcaaaatgttctgttccactgTGTGATGTGATCTAGTTGTAgtgtttaagttaacagctaacttttacctttagagattcgcaattccagggctgaaatcattcaaatgattttagttAAGGTGTATGGACTATAAAAATGGcctgttttctgcttgagagaagacctcagcctaaacatgaaatgaaacaaaacacaactccaggcatttgatgaggaaacataggGAGGGGCTCGTGAGGTGCACAGGGGGTACAGACCCAAAAACTGTGACCCAGGTCTGGTCCAGTTGGTCCTCAGAGGTCAGTGTCTCCCCCTGGCTGTAGAAAGGGTCCACCTGAGCGGGGGACATGCACAGCTGTTGCACTCCTATAACACACagtgtcacacacacattcattactTGAAGACGGATCCTAGCCttaaccacagtcactacttGTCTAACCTTAATCTAAACCCAACCAACTTTAAGAATTTTTCAGCTAATATCTGAACAtgaaaccatgttgttgatctaataaagAATTTAGAACATTATTTTGGTCTCCATAAAAGAGGCAGGTCCCTTTGATGGGAGCGTGTGAAGAGGGAAGTCTATACAGTGTGATAAATACTCGCCAGGCTTAGTGTGTCAAAGCAACAGCACCTTCAACACTGgctatgttcacatgcacactaACATATTGAAATGCCATGTAATCAGATGCATCGGATGAGAGTAActggatttctttctgattggtgacacttgtgcaggttttgacaattgtgcataaatgaaatggaaaatgtTGAAGATGgaaagaatcttttttttttagaaagagTCTTTTTAAAATTCACTGTACTTTGTCTTCCGAATACAAGTTACTCTATCCACTGATAAATAATAGTAAATCTGATGAAATCCACTGGTTAACTGCCATGTCACCAGAGGCCAGTATTTCAAACATAATCCGTCAGGATTAACCCAGGTAGATTGGATTTGAATCAGAATTTAGTAGAGTAGAGTATCAGTATATCAAACTGGATTTGTCCCACAATATTCAAATACAGATTTGTAAATACAATCCTGCCTTTGATCTTGATTTTTTGCCCTTTTGGGCATTTCAAAACTTTAGAGCCAAATCTGGATATTGTATATCCTGAAAATCAGGATCATAGTAATCCCAAAGGCGGATTTGAGACTGATCCAAGGTTTTAACATCTCCATTTCTCACAGCTCTTCTCACCGAGTTTGGACATTCTGGTCAGAATCTGCATTTTATAGACAATATAAGAACTTTTATTTATCTAAATTAAATTGAatcaaaactgttttaaaaaagtgtaattatttaacttcttttgtacatttcatttataattcaaattgatttgactttttgttcAAGTGGCACCTTTGGCACCTTATAAGAAATGTAACGCAGAAGTCAAATTACTGTGTTTAATATAATCTGAGTATTTGGACAAGGTTTCTCTTGGTTGAACGAGAAAAATCTTTCACTGGTGACATCAACAAATGTAAGTCAATACCACGGCCGCATGAATAGATTCTTGGattctgaaaatgttttgtcatGAGGTCATTAATCATTATGACATAGGATATTATTATCAAAACCTGACAGTTCTCAGATCAAATGTTCTCTAGATGAGAAACTTGAGCAATAAATGCAAGTTTACATTTCTTGTACTTTTTTGTGGTCATTAATATTAGTGTAACTTGATattttgagagaccagttctacataaaatattaaatacaatagttccatttttaataatacaaaTCTGCAGCCTCCTCGTTTCAGTGACATCCTccacatcacttcctgtttcagatCAATTATGATCCGGACACAAAGTTTTGAAATACTGGCTCCTGGTGTTTTGGATGAATTAGATTTCACTTGTGCTGCAAACACTCACCAGAAATCAGATCTAATTATGGGTCTGATTGCTCTAGTGACCTGATTTTGATTGGCCATGTGAATGTACCAACtgatttttaaacaagtttgttttaactaaaaatatgaattttagATATCCAATTCAATTTAAGTCTagctttaatttttgttttgagttgaAAAAGGTAAACAACCAAAGTCCTttattcaaaacaatcaaaaggATGTGCGGCcataaaggcaaaaaaaaaaaaaaaaaaaaaaaaaaaattgattcaatttgaattttttttttttccaacaacaaaattaaaatggttTTCAATCAgggccatttaacacaaacagcCAAATGTGTTCCTCCAAAGTCTGCTCCAGACCAtctgcttttactgacagatgaTTGGCTTTAGACGTCTCCATTAAAAAAGCCAAAGGTCATCACTGATCATGAGAAATCACTGAATCTCGACTCAAATTCAACTAATGGCACAGCTTTAAGATGGGTCTGTGCCTACCAGGGCTTCCATCTACACAACCTGaggcaaatgtgtgtgtgtgcggcaaatgggtgtgggtgtgtgtgtgtgtgtgtgtggggcaaatgggggtgtgggggtgtgtgtgtgtgtgtgtgtgtgtggggcaaatgtgtatgtgtgtgtggggcaaatgtgtatgtgtgtgtgtggggcgtACCTGCTCCAGGAGTAGAGGCCAGCCGTGCTGACATGGGGGACTGCATCTTCAGGAAAGACAGTACAACACGGCGTTAGTGTAAACAAAACGCTCTAAAAAGGGCCTATTTACTAAGACAAGCGCTAAATTACAGTGCAGTGCAAACTGAAAAATTGCATGTGCTATTTCTGGGCATGTTGCACATGATTTACCATTAGAAACTGCCCCTCTCATTCCTACTGCAATTTAATATGTAAATGAGAGTTTAGCATTTGAGCAAAAGAATTGTGCCATATTTGCCCTGGACACACATGGACAGGCCTAAAGAATATGAGGACTTTGCTATGGCACAAACAGGCACAGCACTGAGCACATGAATCAAttacttcattcattcaataGAATTAAAACTAGCTGCAATTTCcccattaaaaaaaacccaaaatcatCAGCTTTACAGCGTGCTCACTGTAGATGaaattgaaaccagaagtttacagaGGCTTTATACAAagacacatgcactttttttctcactgtcgcagacatgaaatcagactaaatttaGGATTAGGAcacctgaggaaggtcagagaaACCGAAACTTTGTCTCATTCTGGcttcacttttattagtacaGTGTGTCGGAGTGTTAAAACCTTTCATATTTTGCTATATGTGAATTAGCAGGAGAATAAAGGACATCAACAAAGGCCACGCACATTCCCTGGCCATTTGGTACAGTGCTGCACAGGAGGAGATCGGTGCTCGGCAACCCTCCCCGTACACCGTGGGGACCCATTTTTCTGGACAGGACAGCTATTGGGATGCTTGTCTCTTGTGTCTTATGAGGGACAGGGCCAAAGTTTCACAGGTGAAGTGTGGCTTTTTATAATACCACAGCGGCCTTCAAAACAGTGTAATTAATAGGCTATTTTAACTTTGTGAATTAGCATGTATAGACTTGTGCACTTCTACTTTACAACATTTTAATGCATGGGTGTAGAAACTGGACCAGTCTATCCTACGCAGATAATTTACACCTGTCTTTTGAATATGTTAAATTTCCACAAAGTTTTTACACTTGTCTTCTTGATAAATTAAGCAGCACCCACTAAACAACTTCATCATGCATTTTGGACAAACTTTGCCCCGTTTTGTCTATTAATTTAATCCCATCTGCTCTGTGTCCATAAAGCACGTATAAGAGATGCTAATCTCAACTGCGTCCACTTTTTAGCGTATCCAATGCACAAACACTTAGTAAATATACtcctaaaacttttgtccagttgacagaattttattttctgttttgttttttttatttggttccTTGCTGTATGACTGACCACAGACACTCAGGTCAACATGCGcacaaatttattttatttatttatttatctttatttatacaggggggacccaatgagagcacttgggctctcttttttatgagtgccctgtttaaaatacaacacaaaccgaaaaaacaatcaaaacaaataagtccataaaaaacatcaataacaagtgcaggtgtgtgtataaaagtttgttatcagattattaaattgcaattgtgtcaccaacgtgtccagttttgcttttccttggagcatattccatttttgtgaacagccaaaagccctctttcccatctcagttctggtgtggctcgtccttagccttatgcagtcatgtgatctggtgttaaatgttccggtatcaataattaacaagcaggtgaggtattctggcagtttttgaagtagtcccttatagataaacttaatgcagtgctgttctcttctaacagacagtgatggccaacccactttttcatagagcgtacagtgatgagtttcaaatccatcacctgtaacaaaGCGAAGGGcggagtgaaatagtggatccaatggtttcaaagcagaggctgaagtctgcatatacaccacatccccataatccagtacagataggaaggttgcttgcactatttcttttctgtaactcattgggatacaatatttgtttctgtaataaaatgataatttagattttaaactgttacataattctgagatatgttttttaaaggacaacttttcatcaagccaaaacccaagatatttataagtgtcgactctttcaatggatgtaccatttagtgtgtaaaggtttgtagcttgcatgttactgaaatgttttttagaaaaaatcatatacttagttttacttgcattcaaaaacagcttaagatttatgagggagttttggatttcattaaaatcttgctgcagttttaaaagtgcctgatcagcagaaggagcagttgcatacaaaacagcatcatctgcatataaatgtatgtggctttcttttaaattgtgaccaatagaattaataaaaatagtaaaaagtagggggcccaaaattgagccttggggcactcctttacttaaagttaaaaaatctgatttaaaaccatcgGCTACTACTGCCGTCAATGACGGCAAATGCAGTCAATGACTTTTGTTTCCCAAACCTTATTTAGACACATGAGTTTACTCAGAGTAGCTGTGGATGTAATAGCAAGACATTTGTATCaccatttcagttttataaagGTTgaggtacattttattgttcttgAAGGGAAAttggtcctctgcatttgacccatccttcagtaccGCTAGGGTATTCTGTCAGGGGCAGTGGAactatctccagatcttgggccaggactaccttagctggaggatttgacctggaAGCAAACcactcaaactccacacagaaaggcccaggtGACCCTAGAGTTGAACTTGCTGGACAGTACAGTTAAACTATACTGTCCTGCATCTAAAGCACTTAACTCTGATAAACAGAAAATGAGTGTTACCGTGTTAGCTGTTgtctgtgatggcaaaactctgtacaggtagatgcagacagcacagagtggacttattttgaactCAGGAgttacttatacaatatatatgtactggggcaagacacattttgttcaaatataaaTACAGACCTTTAAATAGGTCCGATATGCATCTCATGGTAcaatatttattgcaatattttgtgAAGGCTAACAAAATTGTGAATACACTACTTTTCCTTTTGAAATGCCTTGACAAGCCTTTGGTTctgtcataatccaaagaaCTAAGATTTATAAGGGTttaataacagttatttcttcatgCAGTCTGCACAAAAATAATCTTTTTAGCTATTGCTGTACCAAAACAATAAATTTAAGCAAACAGACTTGTCATTTGATATCCTGTGATGACTGACAATATTATTGTGAGACATTTGACGATACGATATCACAATATTTAGGTTAATGTTATATCCCTTCGAATTGTTGCAGCCCTACTTATGAGTTTACTTTTTTATGCTTAGACTTAAAAACAATACTTCTCCCTCCCAAGGGCCCTGTACCTTTCACAACACCTGAGTGCGCAGAACACACCTTTCCCTTTAAAGCCTTTGTTTACTGGCCCCTCGGCTCCTCCCCTCCGAGACCTGTCCTCTTGACTCTTTTTGTTCACTGCCCCCTGTCCTGACTGGGATGGTCACACTATGAGGCGCTTGGAAGCTGTGATGAAGTACCTGTCTATGAGGGGCCGCGGGGGTGCCGGTGCCAGCTCCAGCCAGCTCAGCGTAGATGCTCCGAACAGGAGGGGCCCCGCTCTTGTCCTTGTGCGTGGGGACAACGGGCTGAGGGACCGTGCTCCCAGGGCCAACCGCGACCGAGGACGCCAGCActgagaaggggagagagagggagttgGAGGCTTTAAAGGTTGGCAATTTGAACTGCACTCCTGGTGTTGTAAAAAaggtattaaaatcacaactgaaccagtgccttaacctacacagagaggacacatacaagctGGTAGGGTTGTGTCAAAGCTAGTGTCAAAGACCGATATATGTGTCACATTTGAACAGGTAATTAGAAAGGTCTTTAGCAGAACAAGAATAAGACCACAAGAATAAGAAAACAACTGTtcatttgtgttgaaaattacagataataataataaaattaaattagatCTATAGTGATTTTCAAGAAAACCAAAGCGCTGTAGTGCATTTTTCATCCACTCTACTATTGTAGTCCCAGCTGCTCTGGAGCTGGCTTTTTGGTTGGTGGACAACACATGTATATGGACAGGCTCAGAACTTCCAGaagtcactcactgagctgcaaaagCTGCTGTGAATGTAACCATTTGTATCCTGTTTTTTCAGCATTAAACattgtttgcagtgttttttttatgaactaGTGGATACAAAGGTAGAGAAGGACTTTGATTAGTGACTGATGCCCTCTACTGGCTAATAAGTCGAATGCACtggtgaggagaggggggaaaaactgaagaaaacacCAGGCAAGGGAGGAATGTTTTTTTAgtattaactttatttttattttattttatttatttgactgggacaatgcatattgatgaacagacatgattcaacatgaatgtaaatacaccagattatagccaaaggctaatttccatctgttgtcccaggggctggggtcacaaaagggtcaagttaaaaattgcacactacatTACATTCACTGCACAGTTCTCATGGTTGCACATTCCACaaaattgcacattccattcattgcacattacactcattgcacatttccCATCACCATACAAAATACTGGAAACTGGCAAGTATTCAAAAGTTATACAAGATTAGATGTATTTAAATAGTCTGTCTCTTCTAGGTCTATGAACTATACTCCTAAAAGCTATTTCTTttcaaaagagacaaaaaaaaagctaaattgaAATTCAACACTGGTCAATAAGATGGAAAGAATTCATTACTTGTTTTGCCATGTTGCTTATCCTTACGTTTGCAGGTGGTTTAATAGATGAAAGTAGCAATATAATTCCAAATATTACTACTGGCCAGTTGTCAAGGGTCGGATTTTCAGAGTTCCGACTTGTAAATTCTAACTGGAACATCCATCTTTCTCGGAGATCTCTGCAGTTATAAATGCGCTGTTAAGCTCTGTTAAACtaataaatacacaagtaaTGACAAGCAAAGCAGAAATTCACTCTCAAAGACTCACAAAATTGTACGTCCCCTCCTTAaatgtatcatgcttttgtatatttatggaaaattgtcatgtgggagaaTGGATGACATGAGAATtccacagaatcttacagcaaaCTGTAGGAGAGTTTGATTGGGCCAGGGAAAAagcgctaaaatactcaaacatgcatggatgacatttaaaacttcttcaggcatgttttgatgaacATATACAATGTTATAACCAGTGTCGGGAGTAACGGCGTTAAagtataacggcgttactaactgcgttattttttcagtaacggagtaatgtaactaattacttttcctagcgtcgtaacgccgttaccgttactgacaataaaatgtagcatgttacttttaattgagttcactctgctcttcatcagagtctctcagccgaggagctgctgttgtgtttctttggtgaaagaggaggctggggtgagataaaaggctcgtttgagatgaggcgggcgcagatacgacgccgtcaattggtgcgcggtgcatgccggttagttttgtgtccaagatgccaccgacatGCTCTGACgtgtgcgccggtaacgggaagtttttgagcgaggcgagcgcagcagctctccacagaCTGCGGCcacctgcatggactacaaacgcgtaatgcatgatgggaaatgttGTCCTGTCCACACGGGCGTCGACAGCTGAttgggtccgagttgtgttttgatcagaaatgtgactgtgttctctccaaagaggaacaggctcagatcagaggtgattaatatttgaatactggacagagaattacagtgcgTGGCCAGagaagcttaaaggttttgtcttattttacatgatttacatttgaatgccttagttttgcaaaacatggtaatgaatcttttcagtattttactgaaagcactttattgttattgtttattttaatgaagaaaatacttgaagttcaGTTGTCTGAAACTGTGTgatatgttgatttatttgcacttcaaatgaaatgtttaatattttttaaatttttgatacattctataatttacttgaaaacaaatgcaatataattgcaatctgttaaagtgaaataaatgttaaaggttcacatctgttgtgtttttattgttttaacataataagtaacgtggagtaaagtaacgcagagtagttactttgcctagtaactagttactttgcctagtaactagttactttgcctagtaactagttactttgcctagtaactagttactttgcctagtaactagttactttgcctagtaactagttactttgcctagtaactagttactttgcctagtaactagttactttgcctagtaactagttactttgcctagtaactagttactttgcctagtaactagttacttctcccaaaagtaactgagttactaactcagttactttttaggagaagtaacttgtaactataactaattacatttttgaagtaagatgcccaacactggttataacatggtaaaatggtaaaaaacaaaacaaattttgtataaagttactgtattttttaaatttaggttCATTTGATCGAGACAAATAGGCTTCATGAGCCAATGTCAGACAGTAGTAATGTAGTCGTAATgcacttatataaaatacaacaaGGAGTAAATTACAGTATAACTTGCATGTTCTGAAAACCTGTGTGGTGGAGGCAGGTGTACTTCCAATACATTAATGAGGTCTGTGAGCGCACCTTGTGATTGGTCCAGGAGGGGTGTGCCGAAGCCAAAGGGGCGGGGCTGTGGGCTGGAGGGTGCGGGGAGATCGCCCATGAGGAACCCGGGCAGGAACTGTGCTCCAGATGCAGGTTTGGGGGATGTGGGAGATCCCAGCGTCATCGGCTCGCTGCCCactgcaacacaacacaacacttaGGACTTATTTAGCAGAAGTGGAGAGCACTTAGTTACATGTCCTTGAGTAagattttaaagaaactgtactttATTTAGAAGCATACTTTTAGTCCTaattaagtcatatttttatattttgtattaagtAACAGCAATCTTGAGTAATATAgtttaacagtactcttacaagagtaaaagttgtgattactcttcccactgagAGTAAGTCTACATGTgacaaagcattttaaaaacagagagagatctGAGGCACTCTGACttacaataaatgataaataataaataattacaataaataaacgATTTGGTCTTTTTTTCAGCAGaggtagatttttaaaaagccaCCAGGTGGCCTTAAATATAATATCATAGTCCTCCCCattagaaaaaacacacaaagccaCAAAACATTACAATGGAATAATCACCACAGAGAGAAGACCTACGTGAAAAACAGTTACGACTAGCAGCTATATAAATCTAGAAAATGCTTTTTATAAATAACCgtgtaaatacataaaatacattcaaataatAGCTGTACATATACTAAAAAGACACCTTATGGAGGAGATGGATTTCTTAGAGGAAGACATAAAAGTCAGTATCTTCATTAAGACCTGGAAACTTGGTTGCTTGCAGGGTTTCCTTTGACACAAAGTTTTTAACCTGTCCCCGTCCCTCATAGTTCTAGGGATGACCTCCAAGACCATCACTTTAAGACGGCTGATGTTATTTTTCAGCCACCGAATGGCATCCCTTTCCCCTGCTGTTAGGTTGGGGGTGTCCTCCTGTTGGAATTCAAGCATC
This region includes:
- the LOC117389795 gene encoding nucleoporin NUP35-like, encoding MELAVGSEPMTLGSPTSPKPASGAQFLPGFLMGDLPAPSSPQPRPFGFGTPLLDQSQVLASSVAVGPGSTVPQPVVPTHKDKSGAPPVRSIYAELAGAGTGTPAAPHRQMQSPMSARLASTPGAGVQQLCMSPAQVDPFYSQGETLTSEDQLDQTWVTVFGFPPASASYILLQFAQYGNILRHSMATPGNWMHLQYQSKLQARKALSKDGKVFGDAIMVGVKPCIDKSVMDSVDVSSPLSSSFFSSSALPSTPRSAIRPLSAARRASASDYQVVADRQTPRKDDSFVSKAMEYLFGW